One genomic segment of Acomys russatus chromosome 6, mAcoRus1.1, whole genome shotgun sequence includes these proteins:
- the Gpr52 gene encoding G-protein coupled receptor 52: MNESKWTEWRILNMTSSIVNVSEHHSCPLGFGHYSVEDVCIFETVVIVLLTFLIIAGNLTVIFVFHCAPLLHHYTTSYFIQTMAYADLFVGVTCLVPTLSLLHYSTGVHESLTCQVFGYIISVLKSVSMACLACISVDRYLAITKPLSYNQLVTPCRLRICIIMIWIYSCLIFLPSFFGWGKPGYHGDIFEWCATSWLTSAYFTCFIVCLLYAPAALVVCFTYFHIFKICRQHTKEISDRRARFPSHEVDASREAGHGPDRRYAMVLFRITSVFYMLWLPYIIYFLLESSRVLDNPTLSFLTTWLAISNSFCNCVIYSLSNSVFRLGLRRLSETMCTSCVCVKDREAQDPKPRRRANSCSI; the protein is encoded by the coding sequence ATGAATGAATCCAAGTGGACTGAATGGAGGATCCTGAACATGACCAGTAGCATTGTGAATGTGTCCGAGCATCACTCCTGCCCACTTGGATTTGGTCACTACAGTGTGGAGGATGTCTGCATCTTTGAGACAGTTGTCATTGTCTTGCTGACATTTCTAATCATCGCTGGGAATTTAACAGTCATCTTTGTCTTTCATTGTGCTCCACTGTTACACCATTATACTACCAGCTACTTCATACAGACAATggcttatgctgacctcttcgtTGGAGTTACCTGCTTGGTTCCTACTCTGTCCCTTCTCCATTACTCTACAGGTGTCCACGAGTCATTGACTTGCCAGGTGTTTGGATATATTATCTCAGTTCTGAAGAGCGTTTCTATGGCATGTCTTGCTTGCATCAGTGTGGATCGCTATCTTGCAATAACCAAGCCTCTTTCCTACAATCAACTGGTCACCCCTTGTCGCCTGAGAATTTGCATTATTATGATTTGGATTTACTCCTGCCTAATTTTCTTGCCTTCCTTTTTTGGCTGGGGCAAACCTGGTTACCACGGTGACATTTTTGAATGGTGTGCCACATCTTGGCTCACCAGTGCCTATTTTACatgctttattgtttgtttactttatgcTCCTGCTGCCTTGGTTGTCTGCTTCACTTactttcacattttcaaaatttgCCGGCAGCACACCAAAGAGATAAGTGACCGGAGGGCTCGATTCCCTAGCCACGAGGTGGATGCTTCTAGGGAGGCAGGACATGGCCCTGATCGTCGCTATGCCATGGTTTTATTTAGGATAACCAGCGTGTTTTACATGCTATGGCTTCCGTATATTATTTACTTTCTTCTAGAAAGTTCTCGTGTCTTGGACAATCCAACACTGTCCTTCTTAACCACCTGGCTTGCAATAAGCAATAGCTTTTGTAACTGTGTAATATACAGCCTCTCAAACAGTGTTTTCCGCCTTGGCCTCCGAAGGCTTTCTGAAACAATGTGcacatcttgtgtgtgtgtgaaggatcGGGAAGCACAAGATCCCAAACCTAGGAGACGGGCAAATTCCTGCTCCATTTGA